In one Effusibacillus pohliae DSM 22757 genomic region, the following are encoded:
- a CDS encoding FecCD family ABC transporter permease — protein sequence MNTRKLLLGTGILSLFLIFSAGVGISVGSSHIPLSHSIGYILGHLPFAEPIITPNWSETEAAIIGKIRLPRVLLGILVGASLSLAGVAFQGVLRNPLADPYILGVSAGASAGAATIIALGAGAAVTGGLAWHGTGLDRLALTVAVLGRFAVPVAAFLGAMLALLLVFWLGRTERRLRPETLILSGVVVNSLFGAILTFALTMVADNKTQQIVLWLLGSLALRGWEHGLTVLPFFLLGFVVIWSCSRELNAFAMGEKGAASLGVHVERTKWILLLTASLVTAVAVSSAGIIGFVGLVIPHVVRMVTGSDHRVLIPLATLAGGIFLVLCDAIARSVVPPFELSIGVVTAAVGVPFFAWQLRRSRRGMW from the coding sequence ATGAATACGCGCAAGCTGTTGCTGGGGACGGGGATCCTGTCCCTGTTCCTGATCTTCAGTGCGGGTGTGGGAATTTCCGTCGGGAGTTCCCATATCCCGCTTTCTCATTCGATCGGCTATATCCTCGGCCACCTGCCGTTTGCCGAACCGATCATCACCCCCAACTGGAGCGAAACAGAAGCGGCCATCATCGGCAAAATCCGCCTGCCGCGGGTGCTGCTGGGCATCCTGGTCGGGGCTTCCCTGTCGCTGGCAGGCGTCGCATTCCAGGGGGTGCTGCGCAATCCTTTGGCAGATCCGTATATTTTGGGTGTGTCTGCCGGTGCTTCCGCGGGCGCGGCCACGATCATTGCGTTGGGGGCGGGAGCTGCGGTGACGGGCGGGCTTGCTTGGCATGGAACGGGGCTCGATCGGCTCGCCCTGACTGTTGCCGTACTCGGCCGCTTTGCCGTGCCCGTGGCGGCGTTTTTGGGCGCAATGCTGGCCCTTTTGCTGGTGTTTTGGCTGGGGAGGACGGAACGAAGGCTGCGGCCTGAAACGTTGATCCTGTCCGGCGTCGTGGTGAATTCGCTGTTCGGGGCGATTCTGACATTTGCGCTGACGATGGTGGCTGACAACAAGACGCAGCAGATCGTCCTCTGGCTGCTGGGCAGCCTGGCCTTGCGGGGCTGGGAGCACGGCCTGACGGTGCTGCCGTTTTTCTTGTTGGGATTCGTCGTAATCTGGTCGTGCAGCCGCGAGTTGAACGCTTTCGCGATGGGGGAAAAAGGGGCCGCCTCGCTCGGCGTACACGTGGAACGAACGAAGTGGATCCTGTTGTTGACCGCTTCGCTGGTCACCGCCGTCGCCGTGTCCTCGGCGGGCATCATCGGCTTTGTCGGGCTCGTGATTCCGCATGTGGTGCGCATGGTGACGGGATCGGACCACCGGGTTCTGATTCCGTTGGCGACACTGGCGGGCGGGATTTTTCTGGTGCTGTGCGACGCGATTGCCCGTTCGGTCGTTCCTCCGTTCGAACTGTCGATCGGGGTGGTCACTGCGGCGGTCGGTGTTCCATTTTTTGCCTGGCAGCTTCGCAGAAGCAGGAGGGGGATGTGGTGA
- a CDS encoding ABC transporter substrate-binding protein, with the protein MRKLTAIATALVLTAGLAAGCASKSQPAPQQPAGNETKTAGQTSYPLTIKDATGTDVTVQKEPQRIVSLAPSDTEILFALGLGDKVVGVDKFSDYPAEAKNKPVIGDMNTDTEKVVAQKPDLVLGGASLNSKAIEALRKLGITVFAVEPKTLADVQQNIRDIGKITNTSGKAEEVVRGMEKKVADIKSKLQSLADDKKPLVYVEVSPAPDIFTAGKGTFMDELVQLAGAKNAFGDVNGWAKISAEQVVAKNPQVIISTHGVTADVQKEIAARPGWDKIAAVKDKKVVAVDTNLVSRPGPRLVEGLELFAKAIHPELFK; encoded by the coding sequence ATGCGAAAACTTACAGCGATCGCAACCGCCCTGGTGTTGACCGCCGGGCTTGCGGCAGGTTGCGCATCCAAATCTCAGCCGGCGCCGCAGCAACCGGCCGGAAACGAAACGAAAACCGCGGGGCAGACTTCCTATCCGTTGACGATCAAGGATGCGACCGGAACGGACGTGACGGTTCAGAAAGAACCGCAGCGGATTGTGTCACTCGCTCCGAGTGATACGGAAATTCTGTTTGCGCTGGGCCTTGGCGACAAGGTGGTCGGTGTTGACAAATTTTCCGATTATCCGGCGGAAGCCAAGAATAAACCGGTGATCGGCGACATGAACACCGATACGGAAAAAGTGGTTGCGCAAAAACCGGATCTTGTACTGGGCGGTGCCTCCCTCAACAGCAAGGCGATCGAAGCGCTGCGCAAGCTGGGCATTACCGTATTTGCCGTCGAGCCGAAGACACTTGCCGATGTGCAGCAAAACATCCGTGACATCGGCAAGATCACCAACACGTCAGGAAAAGCGGAAGAAGTTGTGCGGGGCATGGAGAAAAAAGTGGCCGACATCAAATCGAAACTGCAGAGCCTGGCGGACGACAAAAAACCGCTTGTGTATGTGGAAGTGTCGCCCGCGCCGGATATTTTCACGGCGGGCAAAGGCACATTTATGGATGAACTAGTTCAGCTGGCGGGCGCCAAGAACGCGTTCGGCGATGTGAACGGTTGGGCAAAAATCAGCGCGGAACAGGTCGTGGCGAAAAATCCACAGGTGATTATCTCCACGCACGGCGTAACGGCTGATGTGCAAAAAGAGATCGCCGCCCGGCCCGGTTGGGACAAAATCGCTGCCGTCAAGGACAAGAAAGTGGTGGCGGTGGACACCAACCTTGTGTCGCGTCCGGGTCCGAGACTGGTTGAGGGATTGGAACTGTTCGCGAAGGCGATCCATCCCGAGCTGTTCAAGTGA
- a CDS encoding YneF family protein, protein MVWLYWVIGVVSFLLGAVAGFYGAVQYLKKQMANMQMSEEEIAAMARSMGRNLNKKQLAQITRQMKNMSAKNFAASNAKKKKK, encoded by the coding sequence ATGGTCTGGTTGTATTGGGTAATCGGGGTTGTTAGTTTTCTTTTGGGGGCGGTTGCCGGATTTTACGGCGCGGTCCAATATTTGAAGAAACAGATGGCGAACATGCAGATGTCGGAAGAGGAAATCGCGGCGATGGCGCGCAGCATGGGCCGCAATCTGAACAAAAAGCAGCTGGCGCAAATCACGCGGCAGATGAAAAACATGAGCGCCAAGAATTTTGCGGCCAGCAACGCGAAAAAGAAGAAAAAGTAA
- a CDS encoding YraN family protein has translation MKDRRVERGRWGESVARRHLESMGWEIVAVNWRCRYGEIDIVALDGADLVFVEVRTRSSNRFGTAAESVDWRKQRKVRQVAAAFLAANSVCASRYRFDMISIRRSDGGQAPDLLHFRNAF, from the coding sequence ATGAAAGACCGGCGGGTCGAACGCGGACGCTGGGGAGAATCGGTGGCACGTCGTCATCTCGAATCGATGGGATGGGAGATCGTGGCCGTCAACTGGCGATGCCGCTACGGCGAGATTGACATCGTGGCGTTGGACGGCGCCGATCTGGTTTTTGTAGAAGTGCGCACGAGGTCGTCCAACCGGTTTGGCACGGCGGCCGAATCGGTCGATTGGCGGAAACAGAGGAAGGTACGGCAGGTGGCGGCTGCTTTTTTGGCGGCGAATTCGGTTTGCGCGTCCCGCTACCGGTTTGATATGATCAGCATACGGAGATCGGACGGCGGACAAGCTCCGGATCTTCTTCATTTTCGCAACGCATTCTGA